Within Hydrogenophaga sp. PAMC20947, the genomic segment AAAGGCGAACTCGAAGCGGTGGCGGCCTGCGAATCCGGCGCCAGCGCCTGCACCGGCGGGGCCTTGCTGCCCATGCTGACCCTGGGCATTCCGGGCGACGCCGTCACCGCCGTCATGCTGGGCGCGTTGACGCTGCAGGGCCTGCAACCCGGCCCCATGCTGTTCAAGGAACATGGCGACATGGTCTACACCCTGTTTGCCGGCATGCTGTTTTGCTACGTGGTGATGCTGATCCTGGGCTTCTCCAGCTTCCGCTTCATTGGCCGCATTCTGCAAACCCCCAAGTCGATCCTGACGCCCACCATCATGGTGCTGTGCATTGTGGGCACCTATGCCTTGAACAACAGCATGTTCGATGTCGGCATCATGTTGGTCGCCGGTGTGATCGGCTATTTCATGCAGCGGTCCAACTTCCCGGCATCGCCTGTGGTGCTGGCCCTCATCATGGGCCCCATGGCCGAGAGCAGTTTCCGCCGCTCCCTGGCACTGTCCAGCGGCAGCTACGACTTTTTGTACACCCGCCCCATCACGGCCGGTCTGTTGTCGGTCGCCTTCATCACACTCCTGGTGCCGCTGATAAGGGGAATCCGCAAAAGATGAGCCCCGACGTCTCAGGCATGGGCCCAAGGCAAGTCACTCAAATCGACTGGTGTGTTTCTGAACTGTCGCGAGGCGCTGCGCCACATGCAGCCCCGTTCTCCACAGGCGAAGCCCTTCAAGTCGATGGTGGTACCGCACGGCATTAACCCGTGAGGGACGGCCAAATGCTGTCGTCACACCCTCGTCCTTCACTCTTCATTCAAAAACAAAGTGTGTTTCACCGCACATGGCGTTCCACCCACCCCCTCTTTAGGAATTGCATATGAAAAAACCAGTCATCGGCTTCATCGGCCTCGGTCTCATGGGCGGCAACATGGTTGAGTGCCTGCAAAAGAACGGCTTTGAGCCGGTCGTGATGGACCTCAACAAGGAAGCCGTCGCGGCCGTTGTCGCCCGTGGCGCTACCGTGGCCAACTCGCCCGCCGAACTGGCCGCAGCCTGCGACATCGTGATGCTCTGCCTGACCACCTCGGCCGTGGTCGAAAAGCTGGTCTACGGTGAAGACGGCATCCTGGCCGGCATCAAAGAAGGCGCCGTGCTGATCGATTTCGGCACCTCGATCCCGGCCTCTACCCGCAAAATCGGCGCCGATCTGGCCAAAAAAGGCGCGGGCATGGTCGACGCACCCCTCGGCCGCACACCCGCCCATGCCAAAGACGGCAAGCTCAACATCATGGCCGCAGGCGAACAGGCCACCTTCGACAAGGTGAAGCCCGTGCTCGACGTGCTGGGCGAAAATGTTTTCTACCTGGGCGCACTCGGCGCCGGTCACACCACCAAGCTGATCAACAACTTCATGGGCATGACCACCGTCTGCGCCATGTCACAAGCGTTCGCCGTGGCCGACCGCGCCGGCGTCGACCGCCAGCAGCTGTTTGACATCATGTCGACCGGCCCGTCGAACTCACCGTTCATGAAATTCTGCAAGAACTACGCCGTGGACGGTGTGAGCGACCTGGGCTTCTCCATCGCCAACGCCAACAAGGACCTCGGCTACTTTCTGGAGATGGTCAAAGACCTGGGCACGCGGGCACAGATTGCCGAGGGCACTTCGGCCAACCTCCAGGCCGCTTTTGATGCCGGCATGGGCAACGGCAACGTGCCGGACATCTTCGATTACTTCCTCAAGCTCGAGAAGTAATTCGGGCATTGCGCGCCCACGGGGCACCCTTGAGGCACGCACGCAAGAATGGCTGACAGACCCCAGGGGCCTGTCAGCCATTCAACTTGCAGGGCTGTTTGAACAGCCGATCAGAGCTTGTCGATGGTGTCCTTGAGGTCTTCTTTGGCATCGCCATAGTTCTTTTGAACCTTGCCTTTGACCTGATCAACTTCGCCTTCAACCTCGAGGCTTTTGTTGCCGGTCAGGTCGCCCGCAGCTTCTTTGAGTTTGCCCTTGCCTTGCTCGGTGGCGCCTTCAACTTGATCCTTGTTCATGTCATTCCTTTGGTGGGTTCGAAAGAGGTATCGGGGTGTCTTTTTTCATCCGATGACCCAGTGTCTGCGGTAGACCCTTCGGCGGCAGTCGGAGCAAGTTGTGCCTGGCCGTAGGACAACACCTCACGACGGGGATCGGGCTTGCGGCTGAGCGGGTTGCGAGATGGGCGCGAGGCGCGGGTCAGTGGATCAAACCGACGGGAGGCCCGATACCCGATACCCAACAGCCGCTGCGTTGGGCCAAGGAAAGAGGCGCGGAGCGCGGCTTCGACGGCAAAAAGCAAGGCCTTGGCTCTGAACCCAAAGCTTTGCAATGCCAGGTCCCGCATGCGGAGAAAGCCCAAGATCCTGGGTGGGCCACAGACGCCTGAGATGAACAACCGGTGCAGCGACTCAGGACCGCGCCAGGCCCTTTGCCTGCGACAGCAATCG encodes:
- a CDS encoding CsbD family protein is translated as MNKDQVEGATEQGKGKLKEAAGDLTGNKSLEVEGEVDQVKGKVQKNYGDAKEDLKDTIDKL
- a CDS encoding NAD(P)-dependent oxidoreductase, with translation MKKPVIGFIGLGLMGGNMVECLQKNGFEPVVMDLNKEAVAAVVARGATVANSPAELAAACDIVMLCLTTSAVVEKLVYGEDGILAGIKEGAVLIDFGTSIPASTRKIGADLAKKGAGMVDAPLGRTPAHAKDGKLNIMAAGEQATFDKVKPVLDVLGENVFYLGALGAGHTTKLINNFMGMTTVCAMSQAFAVADRAGVDRQQLFDIMSTGPSNSPFMKFCKNYAVDGVSDLGFSIANANKDLGYFLEMVKDLGTRAQIAEGTSANLQAAFDAGMGNGNVPDIFDYFLKLEK